CCTGTCGATGGCGCCGAAATCCCCGCGCATTATGGACCGCCAGAAGCACGAAAGCCCATCCTGAGACGGGCTTTCGCTCTGCTGCGGACGCCGGAGGCGGCAGGCCGCCGGCGAACCGGGACGCGGCTCACTCGAACTCGATGATGACCTCGTCCACCGCCAGGCTGGCGCCCGCGCTGGCGACGATCTTCTTCACCTTGCCGTCGTTGTCGGCCTTGAGCACGTTCTCCATCTTCATCGCCTCGATGACGGCGAGCTTCTCGCCCGCCTTGACTTCCTGGCCCTGTGCGACCGACACCTCGCGCAGCAGGCCGGGCATCGGCGACAGCAGGAACTTGGACAGGTCGGGCGGCAGCTTCTCGGGCATCAGCGACAGCAGGTGCGCGGCATGCCGGGTCATGACCATCGGCTCGACCTGCAGGCCGAAGTGCGAGATGCGGTAGCGCAGGCCGCGGCGCTCGAGCTGCAGGCAGATCGGCTCGCCATTGACCGTGCCCTTGAACAGAAGGTCGCCGAAACGCCAGTCGGACAGGATGCAGTAGGCTTTGCTTTCGCTGCGCATGACCATGCCGCCGTCGACCTGTTCGACCGAGACCGGGTACTGCCTGCCGCCCATGACCACCACCCAGTCCCTGGCCACGCTGCGGCCATGGCCGGGGAGCTGGCCTTCGATCCGCACCGCGCGCTGGATGTAGCGCATGCGGGCGAAGGTGGCGATGGCGGCGAGCAGGGCCGGGTCGTCGTGCGGCACCATGGAGGCGTCGAAGCCCTGCGGGTATTCCTCGGCGATGAAGCCGGTGTTGAAGTGGCCCGAGCAGAAACGCGGGTGCTGCAGCAGCGCGGCCTGGAACGGGATGTTGGAGCTGATGCCGCGGATCACGAAGGCATTGAGCGCGTCGCGCATGCGCGCGATCGCCTGCTCGCGGTCGCGGCCGTGCACGATGAGCTTGGCGATCATCGAGTCGTAGTACATCGAGATTTCGCCGCCTTCATACACGCCGGTGTCGACGCGCACCTGGCCGGGGATCTCTTCCGGCGGCTGGAACTTCACCAGCCGGCCGGTGGAGGGCAGGAAGCCGCGGAACGGGTCCTCGGCGTTGATGCGGCATTCCATCGACCAGCCGTCGAGCTTGATGTCTCCCTGCCCGAAGGAAAGCTTTTCGCCCGCCGCGACGCGGATCATCTGCTCGACGAGGTCGATGCCGGTGATGTTCTCGGTGACCGGATGCTCCACCTGCAGGCGGGTGTTCATCTCGAGGAAGTAGAAGCTCTTGTCGGCGCCGACGACGAATTCCACCGTGCCGGCCGACTGG
This DNA window, taken from Thauera sp. K11, encodes the following:
- the accC gene encoding acetyl-CoA carboxylase biotin carboxylase subunit, which gives rise to MFKKILIANRGEIACRVIKTARRMGIKTVAVYSVADKDALHVDLADEAVCIGAAPSKESYLVMDKIIAACKETGAEAVHPGYGFLSENEEFSRRLEEEGIVFIGPKHYSVGKMGDKIESKKLAMGAGVNTIPGYNDAISGPDEAVEIARKIGYPVMIKASAGGGGKGLRVAHDDKEAHEGFASCVNEARNSFGDDRVFIEKFVVEPRHIEIQVLGDAHGNVVYLHERECSIQRRHQKVIEEAPSPFLDAATRKAMGEQAVALARAVNYQSAGTVEFVVGADKSFYFLEMNTRLQVEHPVTENITGIDLVEQMIRVAAGEKLSFGQGDIKLDGWSMECRINAEDPFRGFLPSTGRLVKFQPPEEIPGQVRVDTGVYEGGEISMYYDSMIAKLIVHGRDREQAIARMRDALNAFVIRGISSNIPFQAALLQHPRFCSGHFNTGFIAEEYPQGFDASMVPHDDPALLAAIATFARMRYIQRAVRIEGQLPGHGRSVARDWVVVMGGRQYPVSVEQVDGGMVMRSESKAYCILSDWRFGDLLFKGTVNGEPICLQLERRGLRYRISHFGLQVEPMVMTRHAAHLLSLMPEKLPPDLSKFLLSPMPGLLREVSVAQGQEVKAGEKLAVIEAMKMENVLKADNDGKVKKIVASAGASLAVDEVIIEFE